The sequence GGAGTGAGGAGgtcgaaaaaaaaaattgatatttaataaaaaagtgaggttaaaaaaatatttaataaatacataagggataacaaaaattttatttttttttaacacgTCAATCCATATCTCGGCACTttatcaaaaaccctaaaagtttaaataaaaaatgaaatgatgTCTATTTCTCAAAGTAAGTTTTCAAAGCCGTTCAACTAAATCTTCTCGTATAACTAGatctctctttattttaaaaGCAACAGAAAATACAAACAGGTGAAAGATTTGTCCGGTTTTCTACATGGCAAAGAAGAGAAAATCTACGTCGACAAACCCTACAATTTTGTCTCAAGATATCACAATTGAAATATTCTCACGACTTCGTGTCAAGTCTTTAATGCGTTTCAAGTGTCTTTCTAAATTTTATAATTCCCTTGTATCAGAATCATATTTGGTGGACATGCATCAACGTCACTCTATGAGCAATCATCTTGGTGAAATCAAATTCTTTGTGCTAGATGTTGAAGGTTTTTATAGCACAGAGGTGAAGAAAGGCGGAAAAGTGTCTAGATGCAATTTGGATTTTCGTTACGACGACTTATCGTACGCTAATGGTATGTTGTGCTTCTGGTTGAAAAAGAAGGAATCTGTTAGAATTTTCAATCCCGGTACAAGAGAAGTGAAACAATTACATTATCCTCTTCGCAAATTGAAGGAATTGCATCTTTCATCAGATTATGAATGTTTTTATTCATTAGGTTATGAACCAGAAGGGAAAAAATATAAGGTTTTGATGACACTTTGTGTTTCAGAAAAGGGCATAAGGAATTGGAGAGAAATTGACTGCATGACTTATTTCCCAAGTCATACTTTGCATTTCTGGAGTTATCTATATTTTGGATTGCGCAGGTAGATTCATAGTTTCATTCGACCTTAAAACGGAAAATTTCAAAACTATCACGTTGTGCAATGCTTTACGTTATCAATGGAGACGTGATTACAAGCTGGTAGAATTGAAGGGCAAATTAGCCATCCAGAAACGTTCCTCAAAGAGTGTGAAATTGTGGATTTTAGGTGACCCTCATAGAGAGGATTGGAAGAGTTACACCATTTGCTTTCCTCCACACTTGAAGAATATTATTACGTATAAAATCTTCAGTTGTTGTGATTGTTATGACGTTACGAATAATAGCTGGTATGACGTTACGAAGAAAAGGtggaaatatttgaaaatttcatcGTTTTCGGTAACAGATTGGATTGAGGAAAACATCTATACTTATGTGAAATGCCTCTTCCCATTGAAAAAGATTCGTAATGTTTCTTAGTGTTTGGTACCAACATTGAAATCTGACTAATCTAAATCCACGTCTACTTCCAGGGAGTGTTGCCAACAAAAGAGGTCTAAAGTTCATTAGACCTGTACGTTTACTTATTCGACTATgaattgaattttactttataaattctatttattttatgaatctGCTTTAATTACTATTGTAGAACCAATTTGGTCTTATTATTGTGCATAGTGGagactattttcttttttctattcttgTGATGTTTCGACATGTTCTTGCCACAAATATTTTGCAAATTTTAGGATTTGTACGGTTGTActtttatgtttctttttattaattaaaattcaagCCGTTAATATGGGTTAGGCCCATAGGGCCGGCACCATCTAAcctgtaatttgat comes from Capsicum annuum cultivar UCD-10X-F1 chromosome 2, UCD10Xv1.1, whole genome shotgun sequence and encodes:
- the LOC107858371 gene encoding putative F-box protein At1g46984, whose amino-acid sequence is MAKKRKSTSTNPTILSQDITIEIFSRLRVKSLMRFKCLSKFYNSLVSESYLVDMHQRHSMSNHLGEIKFFVLDVEGFYSTEVKKGGKVSRCNLDFRYDDLSYANGMLCFWLKKKESVRIFNPGTREVKQLHYPLRKLKELHLSSDYECRFIVSFDLKTENFKTITLCNALRYQWRRDYKLVELKGKLAIQKRSSKSVKLWILGDPHREDWKSYTICFPPHLKNIITYKIFSCCDCYDVTNNSWYDVTKKRWKYLKISSFSVTDWIEENIYTYVKCLFPLKKIRNVS